The genomic segment TTATTATTGAGCTGAAGATTAAGTTCTACCTTAGGCTCTGACCCGCCATCCAAAAATACCGCAGGTGCGCTTGGGCTTTCAAAACTGAGATCTTTGGTATACATCTTCTGCATACGGAACTCTGGGTGCGCAGCTTGCTTCTCATTGGTCTCTGCCATTGGACAATCCTCTTATAAAAAATTTATATTAAACTACAAAATCACCTGCAAAAAATAGCCTCTCATATAAACGCACTTTTCCTGGACAAGCAAGCCTTTCTCATACATTTTTAGGGGATAAGAGGCAAAATCAGAGGACATGACGGAGAAATCTGCCAGTGTGGGAGGCAGCAACCGTGCACACATCCTCCGGCCTTCCCTGAGCAATAATCTCTCCGCCACCATCACCACCCTCCGGACCGACATCAATAAGCCAATCTGCGGTTTTCACCACATCCAGGTTATGCTCTATCACAACCACCGTATTTCCTGCCTCTACCAATCTATTCAAAACATGGAGCAGATGCTGAATATCTGCCGGATGAAGACCTGTGGTCGGCTCATCGAGAATATAAAGGGCTTTGCCCGTGGATCGTCCCGACAGTTCACGGGAGAGTTTCACTCGCTGGGCCTCTCCACCGGAGAGAGTCACAGAAGATTGCCCCAGGGAAATATAGGAGAGGCCCACATCAAAGAGGGTCTGTAAACGTCTTTTAATAAGGGGCACATTTTGAAAGAACTCCAGAGCCTCCTCCACCTTCATGGCAAGCACCTCATGGATATTTTTGCCACGGTACTCTATCTCAAGGGTTTCACTATTATAACGACGGCCCTTACATGTTTCACAGACTACATAGACATCGGGCAGGAAGTGCATGGAGATTCGATTTACCCCCTCACCATCACAGGCCTCGCAACGACCACCCTTGATATTAAAACTAAAACGCCCAGGCTTATAGCCACGGGCCCGGGCCTCTGGCAAAGAGGCAAAAAGCTCCCGAATAGGGGTAAAGACACCGGTATAGGTTGCAGGATTAGATCGTGGCGTTCGGCCGATGGGGCTCTGATCAATATCAACAATTTTATCTATCAGATCCAGGCCGCTCACCTCTGTCCCTCCCTGCTGAAAGCTCGCCATCCTCTTCACCAGACCCGCATGGGCATAGCGATAAAGAGTCTCCATCACCAGTGAACTCTTGCCGGATCCTGAAACACCGGTAACACAGGTCATCACCCCAAGAGGAAAGGAGACATTCACCTTCTTCAGATTATTCTCAATGCCATTTTTCACCCTGAGATTCCTCTTCTTGGCCTTAGAGACAGGTCGGCGTTTAGCCGGTACGGCAATCTCTTTACGCCCGGAGAGATAGGCCCCGGTAATGGATTTTTCATCCTCCAGCAGGCCTTGAACGGAACCATTATAGACAACCTCACCACCATGCACTCCGGCACCGAGCCCCATATCCAACACATGGTCGGCAGCCAAAATAGTCTCGGTATCATGCTCCACCACCAAGACGCTATTACCCAGATCACGTAGCTCCACCAGGGTCTTGATAAGCTTCTCATTATCCCTCTGGTGCAGACCGATACTTGGTTCATCAAGAATATAGAGCACCCCGGCAAGACGGGAACCTATCTGCGATGCCAGACGAATACGCTGCGCCTCTCCACCGGAGAGGGTTCCAGCACGCCGGGACAGGGAGAGATAGCCCAGACCAACATCGGCCAAGAAGGAGAGTCTATCGGCAATTTCCTTCAAAATAGGACCACCGATCTTCTCTTCCCGTTCGGTGAATGAGACTTGGGCCAACTCCCGGCGTAGCTGCTCAATGGAAAAGCCGACAAGATCGTATATCGACCAGGGCCCCACCTTAACGGCCAAGGCCGTAGGCTTCAGGCGTGCGCCCCCACAGGTCGGGCAGACCTGTTCGTTCATATACTTACCGAGCTCTTCCCGGATCATGGGAGACTGGGTCTCATGGAAACGACGATTCAGCTGGGGAATAATCCCCTCAAAGGGCTTTTCCGAGGTCATCTTCCTTCGGCCCTTCTGGTAATGAAAGATAATCTCCTCAGCGCCCGAGCCATGGAGCAGTATCTCCTGAATTCGAACGGGTAGACCCTCAAAGGGCGTCGTCAAAGAGAAATGATAATGCCTGGCCAGAGAGGTGAGAATATGGCCCGTATAGGACATCTCCTCACGCCAGGCCCAAGGAGCAAGTGTCCCCTCGACGATGCTCTTGGCAGGATCAGGGACCACCAGAGCAGGGTCAAAGAACTGCTTCACCCCAAGTCCACCGCAATCGGAACAGGCACCCAAGGGATTATTAAAGGAAAAGAGCTGAGTAGAAAGAGGCGGCATAGAAATACCGCAGTGATGACAGGCGGCATGCTCGCTAAAAAGCTCAAGGGAGTTATCCTCAGGATAGAGGACTGCCAAAAAACCCTCGGTAAGCCTCACTGCGGTGCTGATAGAATCAGACAGTCGCCTGCCAACGCCCTCTTTCAGCACTATTCTATCCACCACCACCTCGATGGAGTGCTTATGATTTTTATCCAGCTCAAGGTCCTCATCGGCATGAACAATATCGCCATCAACCCGGATACGGACAAAGCCCTCCTTGCGTATCTGGGCCAAAAGCTTTTCATGTCGTCCCTTACGCTCTGTTACCAGAGGAGCAAGCAAAACGACCTTGGTGCCCGCAGGCTTTGCCAATAATATATTAACCATATCCTCTATGGACTGGGACTGGATCTCTTCTCCACACTGGTGACAGTGAGGACGACCACAACGGGCAAAGAGCAGACGCAGATGATCATAGATCTCCGTTACCGTCCCTACGGTCGAACGAGGATTATTGTTGGTTGTCTTCTGCTCAATGGAAACGGCTGGCGATAAGCCCTCAAGAGAATCAACGTCGGGTTTATCCATCTGCCCTAGAAACTGACGGGCATAGGTGGAGAGAGACTCAACATAACGACGCTGCCCCTCCGCATAGAGGGTATCAAAGGCGAGGCTTGATTTACCGGAACCAGAAAGACCAGTAAATACAACGAATTTATTACGCGGAATATCAACATCTACATTCTTCAAATTATGCATCCGCGCACCCCGAATGCTTAATATTTGCGGTTCCATATAAGCCCTCTACTCCTGCTACTGACAGTAGTATCTTTCATATCTTTTTACAGACGACAGCCCTGAAGAGTAACACCTCCCCTGAACCCCTGATGATCAACCCTTTAATACATCTATCCATCACCACAACCAGCCCAGCCTGTCTAGCCTCTGCAGCGGCCACCTCATGACGTATCCCCTCTTGCATCCAGACAGCACGGGCGCCAAGGGCTATGGCCCCCTGAACAATCGGCGGCACCGCCTCTGCTCGACGAAAGATATTAACGATATCTATTTTGTCAGGAATCTCCAACAGGGAGGCATAACACCTCCTCCCCAGGATTTCTGTTTGCCCAGGATTAACGGGAATAACGGTAAATCCCTCGCCTATGAGATAGCGGGCAACCATATTACTTGGTCGCTGCTCCTTGGGCGAAAGACCTACCATGGCAATAGTTCTGGCTGTTTTTAATAACTCTTTGCGTATGGCTACTGTTGTATCAATAAGCATTGTATCCTCAAGTGGTTAGAGTTTTAAGTTACCATAGGGACCAATAACAAGCTTAGATAATGAGAACTATTCCCACCTTTGTCAAGTGTCACCTCCACCCAGACACAGACATGGAGACGTTTCACGGCAGGGCAAATTGTTGCAATTTGGGCTAGAAGAGATTCTTTTCCCAGGCTTAAAAACAATAGAATAAATTTCTATTTCTCTTTGTCCCTTATCGTATTTTCTCGCCTTGTTGTTCTTGCGTCACTATGCCGAAAGTTATATACTAGCGAATTTGAAATATTGTTATCAGGAAACCCAACTTTGAGTTCTTAAGCAGGGAACTCAAGCATAAAATACAGAGGCATAAAAATGAATTTCCAAAATATTATTTTTGAACTTAACAACTATTGGGCCGAGCAGGGTTGTGTTGTCCAACAACCCTATGACATGGAAGTGGGTGCCGGAACATTTCACCCAGCCACCCTACTGCGTTCACTGGGGCCAGAACCATGGAAGGCGGCATACGCTCAGCCATCAAGACGGCCAACAGATGGACGCTACGGCGAAAACCCAAACAGGTTGCAACATTACTACCAGTATCAGGTAGTGATGAAGCCATCGCCACTCAATATCCAAGAACTGTACCTTGGTAGCCTCAAACGCTTTGGCCTCAACCTTCTCGAACACGACATCCGTTTTGTTGAAGATGACTGGGAATCACCGACCCTTGGTGCCTCCGGACTCGGTTGGGAAATTTGGCTCGACGGCATGGAAATTTCCCAATTTACCTATTTCCAACAGGCAGGCTCCATCGATCTCACGCCCACCACGGTCGAGATCACCTATGGACTTGAACGCATAGCCATGTATCTACAGGGCGTAGAAAGCGTCTACGACATTGCCTGGAACGACGAGGTCACCTATGGGGAGATCTTTCATCAGGCCGAGGTTGAGTTCTCTACCTTCAACTTTGAAGAGGCTAACGTAGAAAAGCTGACTGACTTCTTCAACTCCTTTGAAGAAGAGGCACATAAGCTCATTGCCAAGAAACTTATTCTTCCCGCCTACGATTACTGCCTCAAATGCTCACACACCTTCAATCTACTGGATGCCAGAAAGGCAATCAGTGTAACAGAACGCACCCGCTATATTGGCAGAATTCGTAACATCGCCCGAGGCGTTGCCGAACAGTACGTCATTCAGCGTGCGGAGCTTGGTCATCCACTGATCAAAAACAAATAGGGCCGTAGAGATATCCCCTCAAGAGAGGGGATATCAGCATTACCAATCCCTGATAATTGACCCCGCAAGCACTCTTCATTCTTCACGAATTCAGGCTTATAGTTCTTCATAAGCATTCGTGTCTGTCCTAGCCATTCATCCTTTGAGGTCACGATAAAAAACGGTTGATTAGGCAGGTGCCTTATGATGAAGTAATGGGCATTGGTGGTAATTAATATATCATCGATGACTTCATTTTCAGCAAGAAGACTCATCGCCTTCTCATTTGATTTTACAATAAAGACAAGACAGGCGGAGGCCATTTGCGCCACAAGTCCCTGGAGTTTATTGATCAAGCTCAACAAAAAGCAACCCTAACAAAAGAAAAGAATACCACTCTATCTGACTAATGTGAATTAGATATTTCTTGAAGCCCCTCAAACAAAACCATATCTCATAGTTAGGAACGTTCATGCCTGAAAAAACAGCTCGCCCCCTACTCATCTACCTCTACTTAACTCTCACCATGTTTTTTTGGGCAGGTACATTCGTCGCAGGCAGAATCCTAGGGCAGAACCTACCTCCGAGTGTAGCCGGTTTTCTTCGTTTTTTTGTTGCCTCTAGCAGTCTTTTTCTCGTCCTTAGGATAAAATTCGGAGCCATACCACGACCGGAAAAAGAACAACTACTCCCCCTCCTCCTCCTTGGTTTCACAGGTATCTTTGCCTACAACATCTTCTTTTTCAAAGGATTACAGCATATCGAAGCTGGCAGAGCCGCCCTCTTTATCGCAGCCACGCCACTGATGATTACCATTACCGCAACCCTTTTCCTCAAGGAGAGACTCTCCTTGAAGGGATTTCTGGGCGTACTCCTCTCCTTTACCGGAGCCGTGATAGTAATCAGCAATGGACACCCAGAAAAAGTACTGCAGGGAGGCTTTGGCATAGGCGAGCAGTCCCTGCTTGGCTGTGCAGCAAGCTGGGCAGCCTACACCCTGGCCAGCCGTAAGGTATTAATCTCCATGTCACCTCTTTCAGCAGTCTGCTTCTCATGCATGTTGGGAACAGCAATGCTCTTCCCCTTTGCCATAGGCGATGGTCTCTTTACCCTTATGCCACAGATTACGGACCTAGGCTGGATCTGCGTACTCTATATGGGGGTCGGCGGCACAGCCCTTGGCTTTTGTTGGTACTACAAGGCCCTGAAAGCAATCGGCACGACCAAGACATCAATATTTCTCAACCTTGTCCCTATCTTCACCCTGATTCTGGGCCATTTCATTCTCGGAGAATATGTCAACATCTCTGTACTTGCAGGCGGACTGCTGGTCTTAACAGGTGTAACAATTACCAATTTTCAAAAAGATAATTAACTATGCGAGCTGTCATTCAACGAAGTAAAGAGGCCTCGGTCACCGTAGCAAATAATATTGTCGGCGAAATAGAGCATGGCCTTGTGGTTTTTCTCGGCGTGCAGGCAAGCGACACGGAAAAAGAGATCAAATGGATGGCAGAGAAAATACGCCATCTGCGTATTTTTGAAGACGATGAAGGAAAAATGAACCATTCATTACAAGACAGGGGGGGAAAGATGCTTATTGTCTCCCAATTCACCCTCTATGGTGACTGTCGAAAAGGTAGGCGCCCCAGTTACTCCCAGGCCGCCAACCCCGAATTTGCCAAAAGGATTTACGACCTCTTTATAGAAGAGGTCAAAAAGAGCGGTTTAGAGGTGGCGACGGGAATATTCCAGGCTGACATGGATGTACAACTCATAAATGATGGTCCTGTTACCATGCTACTCGATTCAGAAAAGATCTTCTAACAGCTACAGACCCATATTTTTCTCTCAACCTCAGAAATCACAAAGAGCAAATGACCTATATTAATGGAAAAGAGTACTTTCAGTTCATCCTAAAGAAGAAGCTTTTTATCGCCGAAATAAACTCCACCGTTTATCTCTTTGAACATAGCCGCCTGGGATGCCCCGTTGTTGCCATAAAAAACGATGACCACAATAAAACCTTCTCTGCGGCCTTCAACACCATCCCTACCGATTCAACGGGCGTTGCCCACATCCTTGAGCACTCCGTCCTGATGGGTTCTGAAAAGTACCCGGTAAAGGATGTCTTTGGCGAGATACATAAGGGCGGGCTCATGACCTTTCTCAATGCCATGACGGGATCAGACATCACCTATTACCCCTTTGCCACCAGAAATATCAAAGAATATTTCAGCATAATGGATGTCTACTGTGACGTGGTATTTAAGCCACTCCTCGATCCAGCAACCTTCGAGCAGGAAGGTTGGCACTATCATCAAGAGGCAGAGGATGCCCCCCTGGAATTTCAAGGCGTGGTCTATAATGAGATGAAGGGTGCCTTTTCAGATCCTATTCGCCATATTTTCCACAATATATACGGTGGACTTATGCCCGACTCCACCTACGCCCACGAGTCAGGCGGAGACCCCAGAAACATCCCCGATCTCAGCTACCAGGAGTTCTGCGATTTCCACAGCCAGCACTACCATGCCAGCAATGGTATGTATTTTTTCTATGGAGATGCCCCCCTGGAAGAAGAGCTCCAATATCTCGAGAAAAAATTTGACGCCCACTTTCCAGAAAAGGGTGAAAAAGCGGTAGTCATAGAAGGCCCGGGAATTAAGTCCCCTGTTTCCATTCACAAAACCTATGCGGTGGATTCCACTGACACAAAAGAGAAGACCTTTATTGCCGTTGGCACCAACATAGCCAAGGTCACCGAACGAGAAAAGAATACCGCCTTCCAAATTATCGCCAATATCCTCTTTAACTCAGATGCCTCTCCTCTAAAAAATCGTATTGTCTCAAGTGGACTCTGTAAGGATTTTGGCGGACTCTACATGGCATCATCCTCCTACCAGACCTTTATGCTCAGCTATTTGGTGGGAAGTGAAGCGGAACATCAAGAAGAATTCGTCCGGATCTACCAAGAGGCACTGCAGGATATGGTAGAGAATGGGCTTGACCACGAACTGGTGCTCTCTGAGCTCAATAAATTTGAATTTGACTATCGAGAAGATTCGAGCAAGGCACAACGAGGACTGGACCTTATCGGCAAGGTTATGCCCGCTCTAAAATATGGAATGGACCCCTTTGCCTGCCTGGAAAACGAGTCAATGCTACAGGACCTGCGCAAAAAGGCCTTGGAAGAGGGTTATTTTGAGCAGCTTATCAAAGAATTCCTCCTCGATAACCCTGCCACGGTCACCCTCAGCCTAAGCCCCGACCCCCAAAAACAGCTCAGCACCAAGGCTGAAGAGGAGGCGCGCCTACAGAGCTACGACCAACAACTGAGCGAGACTGAAAAGGTACAGCGCATTGCCCGCACCCAAGAGCTGATGCAAGAGCAGCAGGAAGCCAATAGCGTTGAAAATTTGGCCCTCTTACCAAGTTTGACCCTTAAGGATCTCTCAACATCCTTTGATTTCCACCAGGCAAGTACCGTTAAGGTGGCAGATAAAGATGTTTTAATCAGTGATCTTGACACCAACCACATCGCCTATATAGATCTGGGCTTTGATTTTTCCGCCATCCCAGCTCACCTCCTCCCTTGGTTCGATATCTTTGGCACCATTATCACCGAAATAGGTACCGAGCAGCTCAACTATATGTCCTTTGCCAAGGAGGTTGCAACCAGCACAGGTGGTTTCTCCTTCTCTGCAAGCGTCTATGGCAACATCGACCGGGAGAAGACCCCACGTCCCATCGCCTGGTTTCACCTAAAATGCTTGCCGGACTATCTGGAAAGGGCAGTAAGCCTTATCAGCTCCCTACTCAGCAAACCATCCTTTGCCGACCGGGCTCGAATTCAGGAGATTGTCGGCCGGGAATTTGCCTGGACTGATCACTCCGCCCAGAGCGAAGGATATGGCCTTGCCGCCGGACGAGCTGAGGCACAGCTCAGTATAGGCGGAGCTTACCGGGAAATGTATGGTGGGATCACCGCCTATCGAGCCCTGAAAGACCTTGCTCTGAACTATGAGCAAAGAGAAGAGACCTTTCTGGCAGGACTAGAGGAGATAGCGCATCTCCTTCTCAATCAACAGAACCTGCAAATAGGCATCACGGCAAACAGACCGCAGATAGAGCACTTCCTAAAACTCTGCCCGGCTCTTATCAAGAGCCTCCCTACACACAGAGTCAGCCGCCAGAAACCGCCAGTAATGAACCTGGCAAAGCATGAGGCATTTATTACCTCGGCAGAGGTTGTCTTTGCCATCCAGGGGGCAAACCTCTTCCCTCAGGGCAGCGGTTACAACGGCCACTTCGAGGTGCTTAAAACCTATTTTTCCAGGGATTATCTGTGGAATACAGTACGGCAAATGGGTGGAGCCTACGGCTGTTTTATCCAGTTCAGTCAGCTCAATGGCAATATGCTCTTTGTCAGCTACCGTGATCCACAGGTTGCTAAAACCTACGATGCCTATAACAGGGTCGCCGAGGTAACCAAAAACCTCTCCCTGCCACGCGAGGTGATGGACCAGCTTATTATTGGCACCTATGGTGGATTCACCCCACACCAGAGCCAGGCAAGCAGAGGGGCAGTTGCCCGCAATGAGTTCATCAGCGGTATCACTCCCCAATATAAAGAGGCACGGATTGAGGAGATCATCTCAACAGAGGTTGGCGATCTACGCAAATTTGCGCCTCTTCTGGAGGAGATGCTGACAAAGAGCCATAGAACAGCTATTGGTAATAGAGCAAAGCTTGAACAGGATGCATCTCTCTTTGACAGGGTAGAAGAGCTCTAACAGAAAAGAGGCCTTACTGTGGTAACAATAAGGCCTCTTTTCATTGGGAATATCCCGGTCATCAAACTTAGCAAGACAGGGTATTACTGCTGGTCAGCAGGAATATCAGATTCTTCCATAAGTTTTACGTCATCACGGTCAAGAACCATCTCCCTGCCATCGGGACCTGTAAAACTTAACTGATCATGACTGTCCACCTCAGGACGATCCTGGGCATAATAGACCTCACCGGCAACGGTGGTAATCTTATAAGGCTGACTACAGGCAATAAGCTGCGTAGCGACAAACAGTACAAGCGCACATAGTATGGTTCTTCCCATAACTTCCTCCTAGCATACAGATATTTGTTTAAAAACTGATGCGCCACCGATACAAGTGGGCAGAGACACTCACAGAGAATCAACCTTCGACAAGGAGCCAAGAAGGGGCCCTCTTTTCCATGAGGGGACTCTAATTTTGCAGGTGCCACTTACCATAGGCGTCACGGCAGGCCGTTGTATGAGCAATCTCCTTACGGCCGTCAACAACAGCCTCTACGGTCGCCTCACGACAAATTTTTCTAGTACTCTCATTGGTGTAGGAAGGTTGCGGAATAACTCTATACTGATTGCCGGAGTCAGGATTAACCCAGGCAGTTGCCTGCCCCGAAGGCCCCCTTTCATAGACGGTATTTAAACGCTGCTGATCAGCCTTATCCATCTCATTACCAATGACATAACCAAGCACTCCACCAATTGCTGCGCCCAAAAGAGTTGCCTGAGTATTATGCCCTATGGCCTGACCTATGAGGGCACCTGCGGCAGCCCCACCTACACCGCCCTGGCCACCCTTATTCATATTACTACCTGCACATGAACTCAGAGAGAGAGTTAAGGCTACAGCGCCAACTGCTAATAATTTCCTCATAGACGGCTCCACATTATGGCATAACACCAATATATTTTTCACAGCAATTCAGCTATGTACTCATTCTTTTTAACAATTCCGACCCAAACCCCCTACTTTGTGAGTGAAGACCAGGCATTACGTATTTTATCTACCATCCTCTGCCACAGGCTTTTAGCTTTCTCCTTGGTATCACCAGCACCATCTTTGACGGCATCAATACCATCTTTGCTCTTCTCTTTAACAACAGCGACACCCTCTTTGCCCTTTTCTTTACTGTCCTGCAAAACCTTGGCAGTAGATTCCTTGGTCTTTTCATAGCCCTTAGAGGTAACATCCTTAGTGTCCTGCCAAGCATCCCCTGTAACGTCTTTGGCTTTATCATAGCCCTTAGAGGCAGCCTCTTTAGTATCCTGCCAAGCCTCAGTTCCAGCTTTTTTGCTATCCTGAAGGAGCTCATGACCGGCCTCCTTAGACTTCTGCCAGGTGCTATCCTGAGGTTGAGTAGGCATGACCTGTGCCTGATTCTCTGCAGGCT from the Desulfotalea psychrophila LSv54 genome contains:
- the uvrA gene encoding excinuclease ABC subunit UvrA, with translation MEPQILSIRGARMHNLKNVDVDIPRNKFVVFTGLSGSGKSSLAFDTLYAEGQRRYVESLSTYARQFLGQMDKPDVDSLEGLSPAVSIEQKTTNNNPRSTVGTVTEIYDHLRLLFARCGRPHCHQCGEEIQSQSIEDMVNILLAKPAGTKVVLLAPLVTERKGRHEKLLAQIRKEGFVRIRVDGDIVHADEDLELDKNHKHSIEVVVDRIVLKEGVGRRLSDSISTAVRLTEGFLAVLYPEDNSLELFSEHAACHHCGISMPPLSTQLFSFNNPLGACSDCGGLGVKQFFDPALVVPDPAKSIVEGTLAPWAWREEMSYTGHILTSLARHYHFSLTTPFEGLPVRIQEILLHGSGAEEIIFHYQKGRRKMTSEKPFEGIIPQLNRRFHETQSPMIREELGKYMNEQVCPTCGGARLKPTALAVKVGPWSIYDLVGFSIEQLRRELAQVSFTEREEKIGGPILKEIADRLSFLADVGLGYLSLSRRAGTLSGGEAQRIRLASQIGSRLAGVLYILDEPSIGLHQRDNEKLIKTLVELRDLGNSVLVVEHDTETILAADHVLDMGLGAGVHGGEVVYNGSVQGLLEDEKSITGAYLSGRKEIAVPAKRRPVSKAKKRNLRVKNGIENNLKKVNVSFPLGVMTCVTGVSGSGKSSLVMETLYRYAHAGLVKRMASFQQGGTEVSGLDLIDKIVDIDQSPIGRTPRSNPATYTGVFTPIRELFASLPEARARGYKPGRFSFNIKGGRCEACDGEGVNRISMHFLPDVYVVCETCKGRRYNSETLEIEYRGKNIHEVLAMKVEEALEFFQNVPLIKRRLQTLFDVGLSYISLGQSSVTLSGGEAQRVKLSRELSGRSTGKALYILDEPTTGLHPADIQHLLHVLNRLVEAGNTVVVIEHNLDVVKTADWLIDVGPEGGDGGGEIIAQGRPEDVCTVAASHTGRFLRHVL
- a CDS encoding insulinase family protein, with the translated sequence MTYINGKEYFQFILKKKLFIAEINSTVYLFEHSRLGCPVVAIKNDDHNKTFSAAFNTIPTDSTGVAHILEHSVLMGSEKYPVKDVFGEIHKGGLMTFLNAMTGSDITYYPFATRNIKEYFSIMDVYCDVVFKPLLDPATFEQEGWHYHQEAEDAPLEFQGVVYNEMKGAFSDPIRHIFHNIYGGLMPDSTYAHESGGDPRNIPDLSYQEFCDFHSQHYHASNGMYFFYGDAPLEEELQYLEKKFDAHFPEKGEKAVVIEGPGIKSPVSIHKTYAVDSTDTKEKTFIAVGTNIAKVTEREKNTAFQIIANILFNSDASPLKNRIVSSGLCKDFGGLYMASSSYQTFMLSYLVGSEAEHQEEFVRIYQEALQDMVENGLDHELVLSELNKFEFDYREDSSKAQRGLDLIGKVMPALKYGMDPFACLENESMLQDLRKKALEEGYFEQLIKEFLLDNPATVTLSLSPDPQKQLSTKAEEEARLQSYDQQLSETEKVQRIARTQELMQEQQEANSVENLALLPSLTLKDLSTSFDFHQASTVKVADKDVLISDLDTNHIAYIDLGFDFSAIPAHLLPWFDIFGTIITEIGTEQLNYMSFAKEVATSTGGFSFSASVYGNIDREKTPRPIAWFHLKCLPDYLERAVSLISSLLSKPSFADRARIQEIVGREFAWTDHSAQSEGYGLAAGRAEAQLSIGGAYREMYGGITAYRALKDLALNYEQREETFLAGLEEIAHLLLNQQNLQIGITANRPQIEHFLKLCPALIKSLPTHRVSRQKPPVMNLAKHEAFITSAEVVFAIQGANLFPQGSGYNGHFEVLKTYFSRDYLWNTVRQMGGAYGCFIQFSQLNGNMLFVSYRDPQVAKTYDAYNRVAEVTKNLSLPREVMDQLIIGTYGGFTPHQSQASRGAVARNEFISGITPQYKEARIEEIISTEVGDLRKFAPLLEEMLTKSHRTAIGNRAKLEQDASLFDRVEEL
- the dtd gene encoding D-aminoacyl-tRNA deacylase, encoding MRAVIQRSKEASVTVANNIVGEIEHGLVVFLGVQASDTEKEIKWMAEKIRHLRIFEDDEGKMNHSLQDRGGKMLIVSQFTLYGDCRKGRRPSYSQAANPEFAKRIYDLFIEEVKKSGLEVATGIFQADMDVQLINDGPVTMLLDSEKIF
- a CDS encoding YgdI/YgdR family lipoprotein; this translates as MGRTILCALVLFVATQLIACSQPYKITTVAGEVYYAQDRPEVDSHDQLSFTGPDGREMVLDRDDVKLMEESDIPADQQ
- a CDS encoding DMT family transporter, yielding MPEKTARPLLIYLYLTLTMFFWAGTFVAGRILGQNLPPSVAGFLRFFVASSSLFLVLRIKFGAIPRPEKEQLLPLLLLGFTGIFAYNIFFFKGLQHIEAGRAALFIAATPLMITITATLFLKERLSLKGFLGVLLSFTGAVIVISNGHPEKVLQGGFGIGEQSLLGCAASWAAYTLASRKVLISMSPLSAVCFSCMLGTAMLFPFAIGDGLFTLMPQITDLGWICVLYMGVGGTALGFCWYYKALKAIGTTKTSIFLNLVPIFTLILGHFILGEYVNISVLAGGLLVLTGVTITNFQKDN
- a CDS encoding glycine zipper domain-containing protein, translated to MRKLLAVGAVALTLSLSSCAGSNMNKGGQGGVGGAAAGALIGQAIGHNTQATLLGAAIGGVLGYVIGNEMDKADQQRLNTVYERGPSGQATAWVNPDSGNQYRVIPQPSYTNESTRKICREATVEAVVDGRKEIAHTTACRDAYGKWHLQN
- the glyQ gene encoding glycine--tRNA ligase subunit alpha; this encodes MNFQNIIFELNNYWAEQGCVVQQPYDMEVGAGTFHPATLLRSLGPEPWKAAYAQPSRRPTDGRYGENPNRLQHYYQYQVVMKPSPLNIQELYLGSLKRFGLNLLEHDIRFVEDDWESPTLGASGLGWEIWLDGMEISQFTYFQQAGSIDLTPTTVEITYGLERIAMYLQGVESVYDIAWNDEVTYGEIFHQAEVEFSTFNFEEANVEKLTDFFNSFEEEAHKLIAKKLILPAYDYCLKCSHTFNLLDARKAISVTERTRYIGRIRNIARGVAEQYVIQRAELGHPLIKNK
- a CDS encoding CoA-binding protein, whose translation is MLIDTTVAIRKELLKTARTIAMVGLSPKEQRPSNMVARYLIGEGFTVIPVNPGQTEILGRRCYASLLEIPDKIDIVNIFRRAEAVPPIVQGAIALGARAVWMQEGIRHEVAAAEARQAGLVVVMDRCIKGLIIRGSGEVLLFRAVVCKKI